In Pseudophryne corroboree isolate aPseCor3 unplaced genomic scaffold, aPseCor3.hap2 scaffold_718, whole genome shotgun sequence, the following are encoded in one genomic region:
- the STX1B gene encoding syntaxin-1B isoform X1 — protein sequence MDEFFEQVEEIRGCIEKLSEDVEQVKKQHSAILAAPNPDEKTKQELEDLTADIKKTANKVRSKLKAIEQSIEQEEGLNRSSADLRIRKTQHSTLSRKFVEVMTEYNATQSKYRDRCKDRIQRQLEITGRTTTNEELEDMLESGKLAIFTDDIKMDSQMTKQALNEIETRHNEIIKLETSIRELHDMFVDMAMLVESQGEMIDRIEYNVEHSVDYVERAVSDTKKAVKYQSKARRKKIMIIICCVVLGVVLASSIGGTLGF from the exons ATGGATGAATTCTTTGAGCAG GTTGAAGAGATAAGGGGGTGTATTGAGAAGCTCTCAGAAGATGTGGAACAAGTTAAGAAACAGCACAGTGCCATCTTGGCGGCCCCCAACCCTGATGAGA AGACTAAGCAGGAACTTGAGGATCTCACAGCCGATATTAAGAAGACTGCAAATAAAGTTCGCTCCAAGTTGAAAG CTATTGAGCAGAGCATTGAGCAGGAAGAGGGACTGAACCGCTCCTCGGCTGACCTGCGCATCCGGAAAACACAG CATTCCACTCTGTCGCGTAAGTTTGTGGAGGTGATGACAGAATACAACGCGACACAGTCTAAATACAGGGACCGCTGCAAGGACCGTATCCAGAGGCAACTGGAGATCA CTGGCAGAACCACCACTAATGAGGAGCTGGAAGACATGCTGGAGAGCGGGAAGCTGGCCATATTCACAGATGAC ATCAAAATGGACTCCCAGATGACCAAACAAGCTCTGAATGAGATTGAGACACGACACAATGAGATCATCAAGCTGGAGACAAGTATCCGGGAGCTGCATGACATGTTTGTAGACATGGCGATGCTCGTGGAGAGCCAG GGGGAGATGATAGATCGTATCGAGTACAACGTGGAGCACTCTGTGGACTATGTGGAGAGAGCAGTGTCTGATACCAAGAAAGCTGTGAAATACCAGAGCAAAGCACGAAGG
- the STX1B gene encoding syntaxin-1B isoform X2, translating into MDEFFEQVEEIRGCIEKLSEDVEQVKKQHSAILAAPNPDEKTKQELEDLTADIKKTANKVRSKLKAIEQSIEQEEGLNRSSADLRIRKTQHSTLSRKFVEVMTEYNATQSKYRDRCKDRIQRQLEITGRTTTNEELEDMLESGKLAIFTDDIKMDSQMTKQALNEIETRHNEIIKLETSIRELHDMFVDMAMLVESQGEMIDRIEYNVEHSVDYVERAVSDTKKAVKYQSKARRSVSGREKN; encoded by the exons ATGGATGAATTCTTTGAGCAG GTTGAAGAGATAAGGGGGTGTATTGAGAAGCTCTCAGAAGATGTGGAACAAGTTAAGAAACAGCACAGTGCCATCTTGGCGGCCCCCAACCCTGATGAGA AGACTAAGCAGGAACTTGAGGATCTCACAGCCGATATTAAGAAGACTGCAAATAAAGTTCGCTCCAAGTTGAAAG CTATTGAGCAGAGCATTGAGCAGGAAGAGGGACTGAACCGCTCCTCGGCTGACCTGCGCATCCGGAAAACACAG CATTCCACTCTGTCGCGTAAGTTTGTGGAGGTGATGACAGAATACAACGCGACACAGTCTAAATACAGGGACCGCTGCAAGGACCGTATCCAGAGGCAACTGGAGATCA CTGGCAGAACCACCACTAATGAGGAGCTGGAAGACATGCTGGAGAGCGGGAAGCTGGCCATATTCACAGATGAC ATCAAAATGGACTCCCAGATGACCAAACAAGCTCTGAATGAGATTGAGACACGACACAATGAGATCATCAAGCTGGAGACAAGTATCCGGGAGCTGCATGACATGTTTGTAGACATGGCGATGCTCGTGGAGAGCCAG GGGGAGATGATAGATCGTATCGAGTACAACGTGGAGCACTCTGTGGACTATGTGGAGAGAGCAGTGTCTGATACCAAGAAAGCTGTGAAATACCAGAGCAAAGCACGAAGG